From the genome of Hymenobacter cellulosilyticus, one region includes:
- the uvrB gene encoding excinuclease ABC subunit UvrB: MDYQLTSEFKPTGDQPKAIAQLVSGVESGEPAQVLLGATGTGKTFTVANVVAQTGKPTLVLCHNKTLAAQLYGEFKSFFPNNAVEYYISYYDYYQPEAYIASTDVFIEKDLAINEEIEKLRLHCTATLLSGRRDVIVVASVSCIYGIGNPEEFSKNVIYLAPGLKYSRNNLLYQFVQILYSRTEVEFTRGTFRVKGDTVDVFPAYADFAYRIYFFGDEIEAIQKIDPVSGKKLSDEQSVTLYPANLFVTGKDTLNQAIKEIQFDMVQQHSYFEKEGRDSEAKRIMERTEFDLEMIRELGYCSGIENYSRYFDGRQPGSRPFCLLDYFPDDYLLVIDESHATIPQVRAMWGGDRSRKTALVEYGFRLPSAMDNRPLTFNEFESMYRQAIYVSATPSDYELTQANGVVVEQIIRPTGLLDPEIDVRPSVNQIDDLLDEVDNRVKMGDRVLVTTLTKRMAEELQKYMERLGIKSQYVHSDVKSLDRVEILRQLRLGVIDVLIGVNLLREGLDLPEVSLVCILDADKEGFLRDQRSLIQTMGRAARNDKGKVIMYADRMTGSMQRAIDETNRRRAVQMAYNEEHGITPRTVKKSHDEIIGQTSLSDKRRIEPAAYVGPDTDTMTLAAEPVIAMMTKPDLEKLIKTTEKQMEAAAKDLDFLQAAKYRDELAQLRQMLKSKRD; the protein is encoded by the coding sequence ATGGACTACCAACTAACCTCCGAATTCAAACCCACCGGCGACCAGCCCAAAGCCATTGCCCAGCTCGTATCGGGCGTGGAAAGTGGGGAGCCGGCCCAGGTACTGCTGGGTGCCACGGGTACCGGCAAAACCTTCACGGTGGCCAACGTCGTGGCCCAGACGGGCAAGCCCACGCTGGTACTCTGCCACAACAAAACCCTGGCGGCCCAGCTTTACGGCGAGTTCAAGTCGTTTTTCCCTAATAATGCCGTCGAGTACTACATCAGCTACTACGACTATTACCAGCCCGAGGCCTACATTGCCAGTACCGACGTCTTTATCGAGAAGGACCTGGCCATCAACGAGGAAATCGAGAAGCTGCGCCTGCACTGCACCGCTACGCTGCTCTCGGGCCGCCGCGACGTAATCGTGGTGGCTTCCGTGTCGTGTATTTACGGCATTGGCAACCCCGAGGAGTTCAGCAAAAACGTTATTTACCTGGCTCCGGGCCTGAAATACTCGCGCAACAACCTGCTCTACCAGTTCGTGCAGATTCTCTACTCGCGCACCGAGGTGGAGTTTACCCGCGGCACGTTCCGGGTGAAAGGCGACACGGTAGACGTGTTTCCGGCTTATGCCGACTTTGCCTACCGCATCTATTTCTTCGGCGACGAAATCGAGGCCATTCAGAAGATTGATCCGGTGAGCGGCAAAAAGCTCAGCGACGAGCAAAGCGTGACCTTGTACCCGGCCAACCTTTTCGTGACCGGCAAGGACACGCTCAACCAGGCCATCAAGGAAATCCAGTTCGACATGGTGCAGCAGCACTCCTACTTCGAGAAGGAGGGCCGCGACTCAGAAGCCAAGCGCATCATGGAACGCACTGAATTTGACCTGGAAATGATTCGGGAACTGGGCTACTGCTCGGGCATCGAGAACTACTCGCGCTACTTCGACGGCCGGCAGCCTGGCTCCCGCCCGTTCTGCCTGCTCGACTACTTCCCCGATGACTACCTGCTGGTTATCGACGAAAGCCACGCTACCATTCCGCAGGTGCGGGCCATGTGGGGCGGTGACCGGAGCCGCAAGACGGCCCTGGTAGAATACGGCTTCCGCCTGCCCAGCGCCATGGACAACCGCCCGCTGACCTTCAACGAGTTTGAGAGTATGTACCGGCAGGCCATCTACGTATCGGCTACGCCCTCGGACTATGAGCTGACCCAAGCTAATGGTGTGGTCGTGGAGCAGATTATTCGCCCCACCGGCCTGTTGGACCCCGAAATCGACGTGCGGCCCAGCGTTAACCAGATTGACGATTTGCTGGACGAGGTGGACAACCGCGTGAAGATGGGTGACCGGGTGCTGGTAACCACGCTTACCAAGCGCATGGCTGAGGAGCTGCAGAAGTACATGGAGCGTCTGGGCATCAAGTCGCAGTACGTACACTCCGATGTGAAAAGCCTGGACCGGGTGGAAATTCTGCGGCAGCTACGCCTGGGCGTCATCGACGTGCTGATCGGGGTAAACCTGCTGCGTGAGGGCCTGGACTTGCCCGAAGTGAGCCTGGTTTGTATTCTGGATGCCGATAAGGAAGGCTTCCTGCGTGACCAGCGCAGCCTGATTCAGACCATGGGCAGGGCTGCCCGAAACGACAAGGGCAAGGTGATTATGTACGCCGACCGGATGACGGGCTCCATGCAGCGCGCCATCGACGAGACGAACCGCCGCCGGGCCGTGCAGATGGCCTACAACGAAGAGCACGGCATCACGCCGCGCACGGTGAAGAAGTCGCACGACGAAATCATCGGGCAGACTTCGCTGTCGGACAAGCGCCGCATCGAGCCTGCTGCTTACGTTGGCCCCGACACGGACACCATGACTTTGGCTGCCGAGCCGGTTATTGCCATGATGACCAAGCCCGACCTGGAAAAGCTCATCAAAACCACCGAAAAGCAGATGGAAGCCGCCGCCAAGGACCTCGACTTCCTGCAGGCTGCCAAGTACCGCGACGAACTGGCCCAGCTGCGGCAGATGCTGAAAAGTAAGCGGGATTAG
- a CDS encoding RNA polymerase sigma factor, with amino-acid sequence MVFNLFAIEGYGHKEIGELMGISEGTSKSQYARARAILKTKLERLDAHRSNGTYRK; translated from the coding sequence ATGGTGTTCAACCTGTTTGCCATTGAGGGCTACGGGCACAAGGAAATCGGGGAGCTCATGGGCATCTCCGAAGGCACCAGCAAATCCCAGTACGCCCGGGCCCGGGCAATTTTGAAGACCAAATTAGAGCGCCTCGACGCGCATCGTTCCAATGGTACCTACCGCAAATAA
- a CDS encoding LacI family DNA-binding transcriptional regulator, with protein MKKRTLINDVASHLQVSIATVSLVLNGKAKQSRISDAVAQRVLAYVEEVGYRPNQLAKSLRTGKTHVIGLVVEDISNPFFATVAWLIEKHAFERGYRIIYCSTDNDPTKTKELIAMFQERHVDGFAIVPSEGIEKEVGAILREHTPTVLFDRHLPGLPTNYVVVDGAQGTYAATEHLLEQGYRRIAFVTTDSAQTQMEDRLRGYTQALQEQNLPAQVKRVAVTKETEKVIAAIHDFIRDEAECDAIIFATNYLTIYGLEAIAQLGLRIPTDLALISYDDHDLFRLYTPGITAIAQPVESIAQNVIDILLEELQNPVDPTVAPSQQVLLPTKLIVRKSSIRQPEQPTM; from the coding sequence GTGAAAAAACGGACGTTGATCAACGATGTAGCCAGCCATCTGCAGGTGTCCATTGCTACGGTGTCTTTGGTGCTCAACGGCAAAGCCAAGCAAAGCCGCATCAGCGACGCGGTAGCCCAGCGCGTGCTGGCCTACGTGGAGGAAGTGGGCTACCGGCCCAATCAGCTGGCCAAAAGCCTGCGCACGGGCAAAACCCACGTCATTGGGCTGGTGGTGGAGGATATTTCCAACCCGTTCTTCGCTACCGTGGCCTGGCTGATCGAGAAGCACGCCTTCGAGCGGGGCTACCGCATCATCTACTGCAGCACCGACAACGACCCGACCAAGACCAAGGAGCTGATTGCCATGTTTCAGGAGCGCCACGTCGACGGCTTTGCCATCGTGCCTTCCGAGGGAATCGAAAAGGAAGTCGGCGCCATCCTGCGGGAGCATACGCCCACCGTGCTCTTCGACCGGCACCTGCCGGGCCTGCCCACCAACTACGTGGTGGTGGATGGGGCTCAGGGAACTTACGCGGCCACCGAGCACCTGCTGGAACAGGGCTACCGCCGCATCGCCTTTGTCACCACCGATTCCGCTCAGACCCAGATGGAGGACCGGCTGCGGGGCTACACCCAGGCCCTGCAGGAGCAGAACCTGCCCGCCCAGGTGAAGCGCGTGGCCGTTACCAAGGAAACCGAGAAAGTCATTGCCGCCATCCACGACTTTATTCGGGACGAGGCCGAGTGCGACGCCATCATCTTCGCTACCAACTACCTGACCATCTACGGTCTGGAGGCTATTGCCCAGCTGGGCCTACGCATCCCGACGGATCTGGCGCTGATTTCCTACGACGACCACGACCTGTTCCGCCTCTACACCCCGGGCATTACCGCTATTGCCCAGCCGGTGGAAAGCATTGCCCAAAACGTCATCGACATCCTGCTGGAGGAACTCCAAAACCCCGTCGACCCCACCGTGGCACCTAGCCAGCAGGTGCTGTTGCCCACTAAGCTCATCGTCCGCAAGTCATCCATCCGCCAGCCCGAGCAACCGACGATGTAG
- the wrbA gene encoding NAD(P)H:quinone oxidoreductase, with the protein MKTLVLFYSTYGHIYKMAEAIAEGAREVAGNEVVIKRVPETLPQALLDQIGATQAQKAFEHIPVATPTELTEYDNIVFGTPTRYGNLCGQMQAFMDSTGGLWAKGALVGKVGSVFVSTATQHGGQETTIRSFHTELLHHGFVIVGLPYAWQGQMGHEEVTGGTPYGASTVAGGQGERQPSANELEGARFQGKHTSEIASKLARS; encoded by the coding sequence ATGAAGACCCTTGTTCTGTTCTATTCCACCTATGGCCACATCTACAAGATGGCGGAAGCCATTGCCGAAGGTGCCCGCGAGGTGGCCGGCAATGAAGTCGTAATAAAGCGGGTGCCCGAAACCCTCCCTCAGGCCCTGCTCGACCAGATTGGCGCCACTCAGGCCCAGAAAGCCTTCGAGCACATTCCGGTGGCTACCCCAACCGAGCTAACCGAGTACGACAACATCGTCTTTGGCACGCCCACCCGCTACGGCAACTTGTGCGGGCAGATGCAGGCCTTTATGGACAGTACCGGCGGCCTGTGGGCTAAAGGAGCCTTGGTGGGCAAAGTTGGTTCGGTGTTCGTGAGCACGGCTACCCAGCACGGCGGCCAAGAAACCACGATTCGCTCGTTTCATACCGAGCTGCTGCACCACGGCTTCGTAATTGTGGGTTTGCCCTACGCCTGGCAGGGCCAGATGGGCCACGAAGAGGTAACCGGCGGCACACCCTACGGCGCCAGCACGGTGGCCGGCGGTCAGGGCGAGCGGCAGCCCAGCGCCAACGAGTTGGAAGGAGCCCGTTTCCAGGGCAAGCACACTTCGGAAATTGCCAGCAAACTAGCTCGTTCCTAA
- a CDS encoding TonB-dependent receptor codes for MKRYLPILVTTGLLTAPAWAQTTPPAGTPAGRPSQSSAPGTTAPKPLDIPAAPRGTGRLTGTVLDATTKKPVEFATVALLPATGNQPIDGTVCDDKGRFALKSLASGSYRVQISFVGYVTRTETVTITDGTTDLSTLQLTSAAQKLGEVTVTGERDVVETKPDRIVYNAEKDITNSGGTAADVLRKVPLVNVDPDGNVELRGTSNVRVLINNKPSGIVASSVADAMKQIPADQIKSVEVITTPSAKYDAEGTGGIINIILKKNNLQGTNGSIGLAGGTRSSNGNASLNYRKGKIGLTSSASGFAFYSPNRNDLRRSLKNPDGTETQALEQDGDGNTLGGGGFGRLGLDYDPAQYHNLTIGLQGSMFRNSGDYQQFNNVLFPVTAANQFTRDTDRKFRTQSYDLSGSYTRTFEQKRREWSVLAQHTRNRNEQDYELNQYPGRNEAGAVQYREQSDNLARNLETTLQTDYAHPFSETALLETGAKAILRRVSSDYDVYDQVALNFNPARSNLFNYNQDVVSAYGTYGFSASKKLSFKVGARVENTRVRGTLSPGRMTTPACRRTTSTCCPTRA; via the coding sequence ATGAAACGTTATCTACCCATTCTGGTAACTACTGGTCTGCTCACGGCTCCGGCCTGGGCCCAGACCACGCCCCCAGCCGGAACACCGGCCGGCCGCCCCAGTCAGTCTTCGGCGCCCGGGACCACTGCGCCCAAGCCGCTGGATATACCGGCGGCACCCCGCGGCACGGGCCGCCTGACCGGCACCGTACTGGACGCCACCACCAAAAAGCCCGTGGAGTTTGCCACCGTGGCTTTGCTGCCCGCTACCGGCAACCAGCCCATAGATGGTACCGTGTGCGACGACAAGGGCCGGTTTGCGCTCAAAAGCCTCGCCAGCGGGTCGTACCGGGTGCAGATCAGCTTCGTGGGCTACGTGACTCGTACCGAAACCGTAACCATCACCGACGGCACCACCGATCTGAGCACCCTGCAACTTACCTCGGCGGCTCAGAAACTGGGGGAAGTAACCGTAACCGGAGAGCGGGACGTGGTGGAAACCAAGCCCGACCGGATTGTTTACAACGCCGAAAAGGACATTACCAACTCGGGTGGCACCGCGGCCGACGTGCTGCGCAAAGTGCCGCTGGTAAACGTGGACCCCGATGGCAACGTGGAGCTGCGGGGCACTTCCAACGTGCGCGTACTTATCAACAACAAGCCTTCCGGCATCGTGGCTTCGTCGGTAGCGGATGCCATGAAGCAGATTCCGGCCGACCAGATTAAGAGCGTAGAGGTGATTACCACGCCCTCGGCCAAATACGACGCCGAAGGCACGGGCGGCATCATCAACATTATTCTGAAGAAGAACAATCTGCAGGGTACCAACGGTAGTATCGGATTGGCGGGAGGTACTCGTAGCTCCAATGGCAATGCGTCGCTGAACTACCGCAAGGGCAAAATCGGGCTGACCAGCTCGGCCAGCGGCTTTGCCTTCTATAGCCCTAACCGCAACGACCTGCGTCGTTCCTTGAAAAACCCGGACGGGACTGAAACGCAGGCACTGGAGCAGGATGGCGACGGAAATACGCTGGGTGGCGGCGGCTTCGGCCGGCTGGGCCTTGACTACGACCCGGCCCAGTACCACAACCTCACGATAGGCTTGCAGGGCAGCATGTTCCGCAACTCCGGCGACTATCAGCAGTTCAACAACGTGCTATTTCCGGTAACGGCGGCCAATCAGTTTACGCGCGACACCGACCGGAAATTCCGCACGCAGAGCTACGATTTGAGTGGCTCCTACACCCGGACCTTCGAGCAGAAGCGCCGCGAGTGGAGCGTACTGGCCCAGCACACCCGCAACCGCAACGAGCAAGATTACGAGCTCAACCAGTACCCTGGCCGCAATGAGGCTGGGGCGGTGCAGTACCGGGAACAGAGTGACAACCTGGCCCGCAACCTGGAAACCACGCTTCAGACCGACTACGCCCACCCATTCTCGGAAACGGCCCTGCTCGAAACCGGTGCCAAGGCAATTCTGCGCCGCGTCAGCAGCGACTACGACGTGTACGACCAAGTGGCGCTGAACTTCAATCCAGCCCGTTCCAACCTCTTTAATTACAACCAAGACGTGGTGTCGGCCTACGGCACCTACGGGTTTTCGGCCTCCAAGAAACTGAGCTTCAAAGTGGGTGCGCGAGTAGAAAACACGCGCGTCCGGGGGACTTTGAGCCCCGGCAGGATGACAACGCCGGCGTGTCGCAGGACTACTTCAACGTGCTGCCCAACGCGAGCCTGA
- a CDS encoding outer membrane beta-barrel family protein codes for MSQDYFNVLPNASLSFQPNNPKKPGQSLRLAYSKRIQRPQIFYLNPFRNTSDTLNVSYGNPKLERELTDSYELNYTTFIKGSVVNMSAYVRRTGNAIESVRFIRNGINNQTFANIGRNATYGISLFGSVKPVPKWDLSGNVNVYYVSLKSPALSLEDGVVNTAAYANDGVMYSINVNTSYKFENGLSIQGYGGLNSPRVQLQGQQAAWTFYSVGMRKNLLKDKADLTLSADNFLKATRNLKSTLDTEQFRQESNNYIYMRGVKLAFNYRFGKVSAQPQKRRKGIQNDDAKQGESGGQGQP; via the coding sequence GTGTCGCAGGACTACTTCAACGTGCTGCCCAACGCGAGCCTGAGCTTCCAGCCCAATAACCCCAAGAAGCCCGGCCAGTCGCTGCGGCTGGCGTACTCAAAACGGATTCAGCGCCCCCAGATTTTCTACCTCAACCCATTCCGCAACACCTCCGACACGCTCAACGTGAGCTACGGTAACCCCAAGCTGGAACGTGAGCTAACCGATAGCTACGAGCTAAACTATACCACTTTCATCAAGGGCTCGGTGGTCAACATGTCGGCTTACGTGCGGCGCACCGGCAATGCTATTGAAAGTGTCCGCTTTATCCGGAACGGTATCAACAACCAGACCTTTGCCAACATTGGCCGCAACGCCACCTACGGCATCAGCCTGTTTGGCTCGGTGAAGCCGGTGCCGAAGTGGGACTTGAGCGGTAACGTGAACGTGTACTACGTGTCATTGAAAAGCCCGGCGCTGAGCCTGGAAGACGGTGTGGTCAACACGGCGGCTTACGCCAACGACGGGGTGATGTACAGCATCAATGTGAACACCAGCTACAAGTTTGAAAACGGACTGAGCATTCAGGGCTACGGTGGCCTGAACTCGCCCCGCGTACAGCTCCAGGGCCAGCAGGCCGCCTGGACGTTCTACTCCGTGGGTATGCGCAAAAACCTGCTTAAGGACAAAGCCGACCTCACGCTCAGCGCCGACAACTTCCTGAAGGCCACCCGCAACCTGAAGTCGACGCTCGATACCGAGCAGTTCCGCCAGGAAAGCAACAACTACATCTACATGCGCGGGGTAAAGCTGGCCTTCAACTACCGCTTCGGCAAAGTGTCGGCCCAGCCCCAGAAGCGTCGTAAAGGTATCCAGAACGACGACGCCAAGCAGGGCGAAAGCGGCGGCCAGGGCCAGCCGTAG
- a CDS encoding phosphoheptose isomerase, giving the protein MSSDLSKQQLFEQTQQQLHTQGFGITQQDQTRPWGGFFVLDEDQAQQFANTYFEGLPVDQLRISGKLSPKILLVAPHQRLSWQYHHRRAEIWKVVRGTVGVITSPTDEEGELKTYSPGQTITLRQGERHRLVGLDDWGMIAEIWQHTDAQQPSDENDIVRVQDDFGR; this is encoded by the coding sequence ATGAGCTCAGACTTGTCCAAGCAACAGCTTTTCGAGCAAACCCAGCAGCAGCTCCACACCCAGGGCTTTGGCATCACGCAGCAGGACCAGACGCGGCCCTGGGGCGGCTTTTTCGTGCTCGATGAAGACCAGGCCCAGCAGTTTGCCAACACCTATTTCGAAGGTCTTCCCGTGGATCAGCTGCGGATTTCGGGCAAGCTCAGCCCCAAGATTCTGCTCGTGGCCCCGCACCAGCGCCTTTCCTGGCAGTACCACCACCGTCGGGCCGAAATCTGGAAAGTGGTGCGCGGCACGGTGGGCGTAATTACCAGCCCTACCGACGAGGAAGGCGAGCTAAAAACGTACAGTCCGGGCCAGACCATTACGCTGCGCCAGGGCGAGCGGCACCGCCTCGTGGGCCTCGACGACTGGGGCATGATAGCCGAAATCTGGCAGCACACCGACGCCCAGCAGCCTTCCGACGAAAACGACATCGTGCGCGTGCAGGACGACTTTGGCCGCTAG
- a CDS encoding inorganic diphosphatase — translation MSSSLFSLPTWHQPSGHLHVLIETPKGSRNKFAYDPETQLIKLKGTLPEGSSFPYDFGFVPSTLGADGDPLDVLVLMDAPAFAGCLLEARLIGAIEAEQTEDGKTERNDRLLAVSASSRQHQHLHDTKDLPAQLLQEIEHFFHSYNEAAGRKFVPVRRAGAKRARTLVEQAREAFRKADL, via the coding sequence ATGAGCTCTTCCTTATTTTCTTTGCCTACCTGGCACCAGCCCTCGGGCCACCTGCACGTCCTTATCGAAACGCCCAAGGGCAGCCGCAATAAGTTTGCCTATGACCCCGAAACGCAGCTGATCAAGCTCAAGGGCACCTTGCCCGAAGGCAGCAGCTTTCCCTACGACTTCGGCTTTGTGCCCTCTACCCTGGGTGCCGACGGCGACCCGCTCGACGTGCTGGTACTCATGGACGCCCCAGCCTTTGCCGGCTGCCTGCTCGAAGCCCGCCTGATCGGGGCCATTGAAGCCGAGCAGACCGAGGACGGCAAAACCGAGCGCAACGACCGGCTTTTGGCCGTTTCGGCCAGCTCCCGCCAGCACCAGCACCTGCACGACACCAAAGATTTACCGGCCCAGCTGCTGCAGGAAATCGAGCATTTTTTCCACTCGTACAATGAGGCCGCCGGCCGGAAGTTTGTGCCCGTACGCCGGGCAGGTGCCAAGCGGGCCCGTACCTTGGTGGAGCAAGCACGGGAAGCCTTTCGCAAAGCCGACTTATAG
- a CDS encoding DUF6970 domain-containing protein, whose amino-acid sequence MVQCQDDTAEPAPAACDVASAQPLIDKLLQNPKANPAGEVKRYTVHGKIVFLVDSHYPDAYANYYDEQLKPLCSEGTGISGRYQNSCQWEKQDLINECLVWRDPR is encoded by the coding sequence ATGGTCCAGTGTCAGGACGATACTGCTGAACCGGCTCCTGCGGCTTGTGATGTCGCGTCAGCCCAGCCCCTGATTGATAAGCTGCTCCAGAACCCCAAAGCCAATCCGGCTGGGGAAGTAAAGCGCTACACCGTGCACGGCAAGATTGTATTCCTAGTTGATTCTCATTATCCGGATGCCTATGCGAATTATTACGATGAGCAGCTAAAACCACTATGCTCGGAAGGAACCGGTATTTCCGGCCGGTACCAGAACAGCTGCCAGTGGGAGAAGCAGGACCTTATCAATGAATGTCTGGTGTGGCGTGACCCCCGTTAG